The DNA sequence AAAGAATTGTTTTAAAAATTATGCATATAGGTATCGACATCGGCGGAACAAATATTAAAGGAATTTTACTTGACAACAGAAAAGTAGTCAAAAAAGTTAGAATTCCTACAAAATCCAAAACCAATCTCAAAATTATTCTCGGTCAGATTTTTAAATGTATTGAAAAATTAATCTCCCAAAATAAAAACATAAAAGGGATTGGAATAGGAGTTGCCGGGCCAATTGATGTTAAAAATCAAAAAATATTAAACCCGCCAAATGTGACTGGTCTGAAAAATCTGGAACTCGGGAAAATAATTGAGAAGAAATTTAAAATCAGAACCATTATTGATAATGATGTTCATTGTTTGGTTTTGGCAGAAGCGATTTTTGGGGCGGGAAAGAATAGAAACCTGGTTGTCGGTTTGGGACTGGGAACAGGAGTAGGCGGAGGGATTGTGATAAATAAGGAAATTATCTATGGCAAAACCGGCACTGCCGGAGAATTTGGTCATATGACTATTGATAAACATGGCAGAAAATGCAGTTGTGGGAATAAAGGATGTCTGGAAGCGTATTTAAGCGAGTCAGGAATCAGAAAAACCGCTTTTGAAATTTTGGGCAGGAGAATAGATACAATTACTTTATATAATATGGCAAGAAAGGGGGATTCAAAAGCAATCGAGGTCTGGAAAACTACTGGCGAATATTTGGGTTTAGGATTGGCAAATATTGTTGATACTTTAAATCCCGATATTATTGTAATTGGCGGAGGAATTGCCAATGCCGGAGAGCTTTTGCTAAATTCAGCTAAATCCGAAATGAGAAAGAATGTTCTGTCGCCGAAAGCCGGGAAAACGCAAGTCATTCTGGCTAAACTCGGCGAATGGGCGGGCGCAATTGGCGCAGGACTATTATTGGATAAATAAAAAAATGGAAGAACAAACAAGAAAATTTAATCCTTATATCATAATCATTGTAATTCTGCTCATTGCTGTGGCAATTTTGGCATACAAACAATGGGGCGGAAAAGGTACAGATATTGAAGTTTTCAAAGATGATATCCAAATAGGCAGGGATGATGCGCCAGTGACGATTATTGAGTATTACAGCTATTTGTGCGGGTATTGCAAACAATTTGAAGACAGCGTAAAGCCGAAAATAATAGAAAATTATATTACCACAGGTAAAGCAAGATTGATTTTGCGTTCATTTCCGCCGTATGAACTAAGCCAGGCGATTTTATGCGCCAATGACCAAGAAAAGTTTCTGGAATACCATAATTATCTTTTTGCAAATAACGATAAAATTAAAAGTATCGATGACTTGAAAATTTTTGCCAAAACTATCGGACTTGATGAAACAGAATTCAATCAATGCATGGATTCCGAAAAATATAAATCAAAAGCAGAAGAATGGTATGCGCAGGGAAGTAATGACTTTATAAAAGCCAATATTCCGAAAGACAGGCAGGGCACGCCAGCGTTCTTTATTAACGGCGAGCCGGCTATCGGTTCTATGCCTTATGAAGATTTTGCGAAAATAATTGAAAGCAAACTGAAATAATCATGCCCCGATACTGAATTTTCGACTGGTCCGATGTACATCGGACCAAATAATTACTGGGGCAACTAAAGAACTAAATATTTTATAATAAATTAAATTTCTAGATATAGGCTATTTAATGTGTCGAAAATCTAGTACGGGGTATGGATAAAAAAGAAGCCAGAGAAAGGATAGAAAAATTAAGAAAAGAGATTTGGAAGCATAACTATAAATATCACGTTTTGGACCAGTCGGATATTTCTGATGCGGCTTTTGATGCTCTGAAAAACGAACTG is a window from the Patescibacteria group bacterium genome containing:
- a CDS encoding ROK family protein encodes the protein MHIGIDIGGTNIKGILLDNRKVVKKVRIPTKSKTNLKIILGQIFKCIEKLISQNKNIKGIGIGVAGPIDVKNQKILNPPNVTGLKNLELGKIIEKKFKIRTIIDNDVHCLVLAEAIFGAGKNRNLVVGLGLGTGVGGGIVINKEIIYGKTGTAGEFGHMTIDKHGRKCSCGNKGCLEAYLSESGIRKTAFEILGRRIDTITLYNMARKGDSKAIEVWKTTGEYLGLGLANIVDTLNPDIIVIGGGIANAGELLLNSAKSEMRKNVLSPKAGKTQVILAKLGEWAGAIGAGLLLDK
- a CDS encoding DsbA family protein; translated protein: MEEQTRKFNPYIIIIVILLIAVAILAYKQWGGKGTDIEVFKDDIQIGRDDAPVTIIEYYSYLCGYCKQFEDSVKPKIIENYITTGKARLILRSFPPYELSQAILCANDQEKFLEYHNYLFANNDKIKSIDDLKIFAKTIGLDETEFNQCMDSEKYKSKAEEWYAQGSNDFIKANIPKDRQGTPAFFINGEPAIGSMPYEDFAKIIESKLK